The DNA sequence GaaaaaggagagagagaaacactTTAAATTGACGAGTGAGTAACCGTATTGCTGTACAACCACTGTGTATTTACTAACCTGTCTTCTAGTAAACCCCTCCGGGAAAAGGagagcggccctacccctaggaaagcgtggtgggtgagccgagaaGATTCTTTGGTCGAAGCCAGCCACAGTGACGAGACCACCACTAAGGCCGCGAGATCCATCGCTGATCGGACTCGGGCAAAGTGGGCGAAGACAGGCGTCCTTTGTGTATACACGattgtggtgggtgagtctttgtgctgtggaAACTTTCACTATAGCGTGGTGCTGTGTATTctgctgtgtattgctgtgtgtgtcttgtcagacaaaCCCCCGCCTTCATACACTTTGTCTGGGAGAACGAAGAGGCTGTCGGCCCTGGTGGAACACTATTATACTGTACGTGTGAGTGTGCTTCTAGCTATGAGCGACGGAGTGGTGCCCTGAAACGAGTCCTGTTGAGACATTTGGGGGTCGCGAAGAGCGGCGGCGAAGAGCCGGGAAACTAGTGGAAACGTGAGTACAACTAGGGAATGCTATTGTGGATATATTGATCCTACGAAATACTTACTGTGCAGAGAACGTGGTGTAGGAAATCCCGCCCGTCCCGAGGTccctacaaaggggcgcccctgtccggtgGAAGATCGCCTTACGGTGACGtgagagggcagcgctcggccttGGTGTGACGGTGTGACGTGTACGCCCCTCTGTGACCAACGCGCTCGTCGAGAGGGTCCGCCCCCGACGTTACATGGAAAACTGCATGTCCCACCTGACCCAttaagagagaaagagagaaagtgaacgcCAGAGAAAACGAACAGAGCAAACctcatacttaccgtaggctgtatgcagcaaagaggtgagaaagccaagttgaactaactgtgtcttgtgtcccagctgctgtctgtgaagaaagagagagagaaaatgagcAACACGAAAAGGAATTGCGGAAATCCAGCCTGTGGAAATGACGAGAGCCTGAAGAGGCCGTTATTTTAAGTCCCCCTTTCCCCCcccctatttattattttaagtaaattaaataaagtatattttaatattatgcttaccttgtgtgtctggtcattggggtggctttgggaatctcctcgaggtggagaaaggggcgtgaccttattAACATCTGGGTCCACCCCTACCTGTGAcagatccatcatgccttgttgcCACTGTGGAGACTGCTGGTGGTGGTgaaatggtgtgggggatgttttcttggcacactttaggccccttagtgccaattgggcatcatttaaatgccatagcctatctgagcattgtttctgatcatGTCTATtcatgaccaccatgtactcatcctctaatggctacttccagcaggataatgcaccacgtcacaaagcttgaataatttcaaattggtttcttgaacatgacaatgagttcactgtactaaaatggcctccacagtcaccagatctcaactcaatagagcatctttgggatgtggtggaacgggagatTCGTGCCCTgcatgtgcatcccacaaatctccatcaactgcaagatgctatcctatcaatatgagccaacatttctaaagaaagcTTTCAGcacaatgccacgtagaattaaggcagttttgaaggtgaaagggggtcaaacgcagtattagtatggtgttcctaataatcctttaggtgagtgtatgtaccactggtaagtacagtcattttacattttaattaccaTTTAGATACTCAAAGTAAGTGCCACACATTTAtctgtaagtacaacatatGTACcttatatgtacaaggtaagtgcacatactgtaaaataaaatgctaCAATATGATTATATATTGACAATACCTAATACTCAATCTAATGGGCATCGAAGGCATCATCACCAGCTGCATCACTGTGTGGTTTGGAAATTGCATCACCCACAACCTCAAAGCCCTGCAGCGCATACGGAAAAcagcagaaaaaaatcattGGCGCCACACTCCCTTCTCTTCTGGACAATATAACAAATAAACCCATAAACAAATCAACATAGTGGGTGACGCCATTCACCCTTCACACTGCTTCTTTAGTCTTCTGCCCACTTCCCTCCAGGCCTGAACCATGAGACTGAAAAACAGCTTTATCCAAGAGGAAATTAAAAAGCTGAACTCTCTTTTCTTTTTGCCCTCTGAttagtagtcttatttttttaggtttaattgcacagaattcatgataaattaattgtattttataaaatctctCACTTAAAGTCCCTTAATGTCCACCTCCAGGCCTGGAAAAACAGTCTGGTTGAGTATAAGGAACAAATTGTATCTGCAAGGTCAGACTATTTCTCacaaatttgatttgattggatTGATTTGAAATGATAAAAAGTTAGAAAAACAAACCAAAGCAACTTTTTCTTTCAATAAACAAACTCCTATTTAGGAATAATATGTCCGATGTGCCAGCTTCAGCTCATCTGCTTAACATTGTCTCAAGTATGAAAGCTACCACATATGTTGTTGACCCCATACCAACTTGTTAAGTCATGTTTTGAAACTCTCTTTCCTACTGTACTATAGTCATTGATTCTCTGAGAACTAGTGTGGTGCCAGCTGCACTTAAAATTGTTGCTGTTACCCCTGGTACCAAAGACAAATAacgcagattttttttaaatgcttaaaaatgaTTCAACCATGTCTAACcttccttttctttctaaaatacaaaaacaagttGTGGTTTGTTTTTAAGAGCTCACTTGACTGTTATCAAACTATTTAAGCAACCTCAACAAGGCCCCAGTCTAGTTTCCATAAGTTGCACAGTACTGAAACAGCACTGATAAAGGTTCTTAAATTAGTTAATCTATATTGATTATTTATCTATACATGAAGTCATGCTTATTGGTTCACCACATCAGTTACGTTGAATGAACCGCCATCCTTACAGGTAGATGACTCTATTTTACAGTgcaaagacaaataaaaaaatcaggGGGTGATATTTGATCCCAACCTAACGGTGGACTTACAGGTTAGAAACACTGTTTAAGTATCTTTCTTCCACCTCAGAAATATTGTGTAGGACATGTGTTCAAGAGATCAGCATTGGGTTTGCTTGTGAAGAGATacacataaagcaataaaacccCTAGTTGGTGCTGATAACCAGGACTCTACCTCTTTGTCTTCCCAAATACCAATTCACTGAAGGTCAACTGAACTTGTAACCGTATAGATTCTATGTTGTGATGCTATaaggtttcatcttcatgtttggtgtcattttaaaggtcatggtgcaaTGGTTAAAAGCGTCAAATTTCTATAATTTCAAGATAAAGTGTACCAAAGGTTagaatttatttataattaatcTGCACTCCTGCTCCCAAGggggttaaacatttgatttttaccgttttggaatccattcagctgatctccgggtctggtgctagcacttttagcatagcttagcacaatccattgaatctgattagaccatttagcatcgtgtttaaaaataaccaaagagtttgtatatttttcctatttaaaacttgactcttctgtagctacatcgtgtactacgacagacggaaaattaaaagttttgatGTTAAAAATAGCTTGAAGACACAgtaagtttaaaaaacagacatttatatAATTAACCATGCACCAAATTAAACGTGTTATAATTAAACAAACGTCGTTTTAGTTTAGGTTTCAGTAGATCTCTCTCCCTGTCAAGAAATTAAGAAAATTACCAAATCTGTCCTCAAATATCAACTCTGTTGTAAGTTAATACTTTAAATCAACCACGAGGCAGATACAAAGATAAAGATACAGCAAAAGTGATGTAAATACGGTATAAAGATGctttattcaattttttttgtcaatGGTCTGATTGACTTCGTCTGACTacattacatataaaaaaaatttagggCCAAcataagatttaaaatatattaaccCTCCTGTTACAATTTTACCAACACTATTCTTTATTGACCCCAAATAGTTTAATATATACTAaataacttttaatttaaaataaaattgtaggaAAAACTTTTTTGTATACATACATCATTTCTATAAAAACATATCTTTTGTAGCACATAAGTGTAGTgtttatttagtaaaaaaagtagaaataaaaataatatataacatTTCTCCATTTTAAGGGATAACAGTTTTACCACTTTTTCACATATTAATAGTAAAAAATACTAATTAGATCATTTTTACAGAAACACTGGGTGTACTGtttgtacatttatatactTGACaggcacttttatccaaagtgactaaaTTAACTTCAAATCAAAAAGTATCAAGGAAAAGTCAAAAAGTAGatttaaaggtttaaaaatacaattagCATATTTTTCAGAGATGTCAAAGCTTTGGGGTCAATTTGATCCCAAACATAAAAGGAGGGATAACAAATATATGTAGAATAACTAgatagaataaaataaatataatataaaaataataaaaaagtaaatgataAAATGATAAATGCATGATATAATTGAATTAATGTTAAATGAAATAATGTAATAgataaaatgaaacacaaatttatGTTTCTACAGATCTATCAATGCAGACCAAGAGTTTCTCCTTAATATGCATAGAAAACTATAAggaaatttacatttaagaTGTATTTACACTGATCAAACagatcaataataataatacttcaCAGATTTTACAACCATAGTCTTTAACAGTCAGTAGATTTGATCTGGTATGTAAATggttttatctttatttttgtgaacAGCAGATTTGATGTGGCTTGTAACTTTACAGACTCACAATCCATCATGATCTTTAGATAAAACATGAATATATTACATATTAATGTGATAAATACACAGTGAAGCTTACAACCGCAGTCTTCAACAGTCAGTAAATTTGATCTTGTATGTACACACAAATGATTTTATCTCCTGCatatatgctgtttttttagttaaaacatGAATATATTACATATTAATGTGATGCTGTAGTTACACTGTTTCTCTATCTGAACATTTACTGAGGATTTTTTCATGCACATCCATATTATAATTCTTCTGAAATCCAGTGTTGATGAAGTTGAGCTTCTTCTTGTAAATTAATCCCATGATAATGATGATCAAACACATGACAGAAATGATGGCGGCtgtaaaattgaattgaaataaattagaaaatgatttattggtgaatttaaacaaaattatgatAAAActacttcagtgttttatagCAAGTAAGATCATCACAATATACTGCATACTCTAACACTAATATCTTGCGTATTAATAGTATATCAAACTAAAAATACATACAATGTCACTATTTAGAAACTGTTTTCGCTATAACTCTtcacgtcgtgccgcattaccatcttggttgtgcattattttaaaataattgaaCGGCTAGTCGTCAATTACTCCTTATAAATAATGAATAAGTCAATAACTATAATGAATATGGTAAACAAGACCTTAAAGCTAATATCTGTTGTCATTTTAATGGGTTACAGTGAGTTAAGTAATCAATGATCAATAATTATTTGAATAAGTTAATACCTGTTAGGCCAAAAGTTTCCTTTGCAGATTCACCAAACCCTTCACCTGTTAATCTGTCTGATGCACCTGCTCAAAGATTTTAAAACCTTGGTTAATAGATTCAAAATAAACTGTTTAATATATAACATAAACAATGTTTACATACTGTTACAACATTATTGTATGAGAGTTAATACATATTTCATATGAATTTCAGAGTTTATTAGTATTTGCTGTAATGAACACAGATGTCAATCTGAATTCAATCATCAGTGACCTGTGTCATCTTTAACAGCTTCGGTAAACAGATTTTAATATCACTGTTAATATATTCATAATGGAAGTTAATTTCATTACAAACAATGTTAAAGAAGTTAAACTGTACCTGTTGTGCTCACACTGAATTCTTTTGTCTCTGCTCCACAGTTGGCTTGCAAGAAGAATTGGAGTTTTGTTGTCATGGCTTTATTTTCAGTGTAAGGACATGAAAATCTGCGCAGCTTTCTGCATTTCAAATCATTTCTGCACTCCTTTCTAAAGATTTGTTCAGCTGCTGCTGTCATATTAATAAACTTGTACATTACCGTGCTGCATGTATGGTTTGGATAAGTGACTGTGCAGTTGATAGTTATTTTATCTCCTACATGTGCAGTCACATTTTCACACTTAATTTTGATATCTGTAAAAGAACAGATGATATTAAACCTAATGTAAACAGCAACTAAACAAAAATTATCATTTGTatcagaataaataaaataaatgaaaaaagatTACAGATTATACTCAATTAGGTTTTCTTcatttaaacataaatctgtgaCAGTTTACAATGTTATGTAGTGTAATACACTATAAGCAAATATTATCACATCAATAAACATCATCACTGtcactttaaaattaataaataaaaaatgcatcacTTCATCATCATTTGTCAACAAAAGAATGGCTGGGTAAAATGTTGggaaaatattggacagaacacaccgctgggttaaaactGACCCAATGCCATGGTTTCataacattgggtcatttttaacccagtatGCGTTGCAAAGGGGCATAAAATTTCCAGTAAATTTAAGGAAACTTTTCTATGGGAACTTAATCTGGGGAATTTTGAAAACTTTATGGGAATTTAGAGAAATGTTTATAAACTGTattatataaaacataaataaacattttgtttggtcataagcagacatgcatgcaaggtaatacaAATTTTAAAAGTGACGtctttaatgatttaattgcaactttaatttattatttcattGAGCAAACACAAAAGCATGATAAACATTATTATAGTTATTATAATAGTGCTAGATTACATTTAGATATCTGATATACTGGGTAGCTAGCTGTACACATTTTGGTATTTGCTAGTTAAACTGTTAAAATGCAGCTTCTTTCAATGCCTGGAAAATGGAGGTGAATCCACCCCTTAAGTAATATAGGGAGGGTTTTTTAATTTCAGGGGAAGCAGTGGCGGCTCCAGAGATTTTCTGATGCAGGTGCTATGGGGATGCTCAACACTTAAGAGAAGGTGCTTTACATTTTGGGGCGTTTCATTAAGGAGGTCGCATCGGACCACCCTTTATACACGCGTACACACCCGCATTAACTAGCCTATACTTGTTCCACGACTATGTAAAAGTATTTAACACAAGGGCTATAGAAACAACATACATAAGCCTGCCAATGTAAACctctgaaaataatatttcacagtTCTGTCACAGTCTAGCCCTGAATACAACGGAGCAGCAAACGCAGCAACAGACACTGTGCACGCTTCGGCTCAGATCACACAGCCAGTTACCAACACTAGTGATGAATCAGCATTGTTTCTATTGTTGGAGCATC is a window from the Misgurnus anguillicaudatus chromosome 4, ASM2758022v2, whole genome shotgun sequence genome containing:
- the LOC129421349 gene encoding uncharacterized protein isoform X1; this encodes MCMHFVCPYCPASARSAFPRGCTHDLSLRSWMMGGVNVVLVLLVWTFTAVSEANIDIKIKCENVTAHVGDKITINCTVTYPNHTCSTVMYKFINMTAAAEQIFRKECRNDLKCRKLRRFSCPYTENKAMTTKLQFFLQANCGAETKEFSVSTTGASDRLTGEGFGESAKETFGLTAAIISVMCLIIIIMGLIYKKKLNFINTGFQKNYNMDVHEKILSKCSDRETV
- the LOC129421349 gene encoding uncharacterized protein isoform X2, with product MMGGVNVVLVLLVWTFTAVSEANIDIKIKCENVTAHVGDKITINCTVTYPNHTCSTVMYKFINMTAAAEQIFRKECRNDLKCRKLRRFSCPYTENKAMTTKLQFFLQANCGAETKEFSVSTTGASDRLTGEGFGESAKETFGLTAAIISVMCLIIIIMGLIYKKKLNFINTGFQKNYNMDVHEKILSKCSDRETV